The following coding sequences are from one Ornithodoros turicata isolate Travis chromosome 1, ASM3712646v1, whole genome shotgun sequence window:
- the LOC135388582 gene encoding uncharacterized protein LOC135388582: MVSSELYWIKATQTKLLTERSSHLENFRHYQDNDGLLRLEGRLQCSQKSQAAKHHIRLPPASEAWFTLLIILRKHLSMSHAGAQETLHQLREEFWIIKGRQSVKYALYQCLLCRRLKTRPSTEQEAPLPADRVTQQLAFEVVGVDFAGPLYYRAAEGQRKAYVALFTCTVTRAIHLELVSGQSFGTFLMAVRGFVARRGLPRKIYSDNFLTFKTAAREILVFLSNQFEAVQEYATQARITWEFIAERAAWWGGFWEHVVRSVKDALRRTLRRSQRDLQQLLTVLTEVEAIVNSRPLTQMSEDPGDTQTLSPSHLILGKRLTALQPIKRCQTACVDAEPLEVLQPKEGLLTAYWRQWDKDYLLQLRSGNLSRHATPNSVQPHQLVLLADQRQPMMFWKLARVQELHTGRDGLVRSCTLKTVNGSFIRRPIQLLHPLEV, encoded by the coding sequence ATGGTGTCATCAGAGCTGTACTGGATCAAGGCTACTCAGACAAAGCTCCTTACAGAAAGGTCCTCTCATCTCGAGAATTTTCGCCATTACCAGGATAACGATGGACTACTGCGACTAGAGGGTCGTCTGCAGTGCTCTCAGAAGTCGCAAGCAGCCAAGCATCACATACGGTTGCCACCAGCGTCAGAGGCTTGGTTCACGTTGCTTATCATACTCAGAAAGCACTTAAGTATGTCCCACGCCGGTGCACAGGAAACTCTGCACCAGTTAAGAGAAGAATTCTGGATAATCAAAGGTCGTCAGTCAGTGAAGTATGCTCTTTATCAATGTCTTCTCTGTCGACGACTGAAGACACGCCCCAGCACAGAGCAGGAAGCACCCTTACCTGCCGATAGGGTCACTCAGCAACTTGCGTTTGAAGTCGTGGGCGTAGATTTTGCGGGTCCACTTTATTACAGAGCGGCAGAAGGGCAACGGAAAGCGTACGTGGCTCTTTTTACTTGCACAGTCACCAGAGCCATTCATCTTGAGCTCGTCTCCGGCCAATCCTTCGGGACCTTCCTTATGGCCGTCAGGGGCTTTGTAGCACGCCGAGGTTTGCCAAGGAAGATATATTCAGACAACTTCTTAACTTTTAAGACGGCTGCTCGAGAGATTCTTGTCTTCCTGTCGAATCAGTTCGAAGCGGTACAGGAGTATGCGACACAAGCACGAATAACATGGGAGTTTATTGCCGAACGTGCAGCCTGGTGGGGAGGCTTCTGGGAGCATGTGGTACGTTCAGTTAAAGATGCTCTCAGAAGAACACTCCGTCGAAGTCAGCGAGACCTCCAACAGTTGCTGACCGTGTTAACAGAGGTCGAAGCGATCGTTAACTCACGGCCATTGACACAAATGTCAGAAGATCCTGGCGACACCCAAACTTTGTCTCCGTCGCATCTGATATTGGGGAAGCGACTCACGGCGTTGCAGCCAATTAAGAGATGTCAGACAGCGTGCGTAGACGCCGAACCATTAGAAGTGCTTCAACCGAAGGAAGGGCTCCTCACTGCATACTGGAGGCAGTGGGACAAGGACTACTTGCTACAGCTTAGATCTGGAAACCTGAGTCGACATGCAACCCCCAACAGCGTTCAACCGCATCAACTCGTACTACTGGCGGATCAGCGGCAGCCAATGATGTTCTGGAAGCTAGCAAGGGTGCAGGAGCTTCATACTGGACGTGATGGACTTGTACGATCTTGCACGCTCAAGACAGTCAATGGTTCCTTCATCAGAAGACCAATTCAGCTACTTCATCCTCTTGAGGTCTAG